A single region of the Pontimicrobium sp. SW4 genome encodes:
- a CDS encoding amino acid permease — translation MESKPQKIGLVTSTSYVVGGMIGAGIFLLPATLASYGSISFLGWIFTAVGALILAKIFGNFSKIIVNKSGGPYTYSKAGFGDFIGFLVAWGYWISIWVSNAALAITIVGALSFFFPILDSDPIIRVLTGLSFIWLFIWINTRGIKESGKVQVITTVLKLLPLAFVIIVGLFLFDINNFPSFNLTTESNFAIFPVVAAATLYAFLGLESASIPAANIKNPEKTIPKATLLGTIIVALVYILSTFVLFGVLPMDVLAKSPSPFADAAVLIGGDFGGYFVAGGIAISAIGCLNGWILFTGQIPMAASQDKLFPKVFGKQNKNGAPAMGLIIGGLLTSSIMLMNLSDGLVDQFNFIAGIVVFSNLIPYLFVAAAYILVLIERKIHISSWMRTISLGMLGIAYSLWAIYGSGNDTVFYGFLLLLCGVPMYVIMKWNRRNE, via the coding sequence ATGGAATCTAAACCACAAAAAATAGGATTAGTTACATCCACTTCATATGTTGTAGGAGGCATGATTGGAGCAGGAATTTTTCTGCTGCCTGCCACACTTGCATCATACGGAAGTATAAGCTTTTTAGGCTGGATTTTTACTGCGGTAGGAGCATTAATTTTGGCAAAAATATTTGGAAATTTTAGTAAAATAATTGTAAATAAAAGTGGTGGGCCATATACTTATTCTAAAGCTGGATTTGGAGATTTTATAGGTTTTTTGGTGGCTTGGGGTTATTGGATTTCAATTTGGGTAAGCAATGCAGCATTAGCAATTACTATAGTTGGTGCATTGAGCTTCTTTTTTCCTATTCTTGATAGTGACCCAATAATTAGGGTGTTGACAGGATTGTCCTTTATTTGGTTATTTATATGGATTAATACTAGAGGGATTAAAGAGTCTGGAAAAGTACAGGTTATAACTACTGTATTAAAATTGCTGCCATTAGCGTTTGTGATTATAGTAGGATTATTTCTATTTGATATTAATAATTTCCCTTCGTTTAATTTAACAACCGAAAGCAATTTTGCAATATTCCCAGTAGTTGCGGCTGCTACATTGTATGCCTTTTTAGGACTTGAATCAGCTTCAATACCAGCAGCAAATATTAAAAACCCAGAAAAAACAATTCCTAAAGCAACGCTTTTAGGGACAATAATTGTTGCTTTGGTTTATATTTTGAGCACATTTGTGCTTTTTGGAGTTTTACCAATGGATGTATTGGCTAAATCTCCATCACCTTTTGCAGATGCGGCAGTATTAATTGGTGGTGATTTTGGTGGATATTTTGTAGCAGGTGGAATTGCAATATCTGCAATAGGTTGTTTAAATGGATGGATTTTATTTACAGGTCAAATACCAATGGCAGCCTCACAGGATAAGCTATTTCCTAAAGTATTTGGTAAGCAAAATAAAAATGGTGCACCAGCAATGGGATTAATTATAGGAGGACTATTAACTTCATCTATTATGCTAATGAATTTGTCTGATGGATTGGTCGATCAGTTTAATTTCATAGCAGGAATTGTAGTGTTTTCTAACTTAATACCCTACTTGTTTGTTGCTGCAGCATATATACTAGTTCTTATTGAAAGAAAAATTCACATAAGTAGTTGGATGAGAACAATATCACTTGGGATGCTTGGAATTGCTTATTCACTATGGGCAATTTATGGTTCTGGTAACGATACTGTTTTTTATGGATTTTTATTATTATTGTGTGGAGTTCCAATGTATGTTATTATGAAATGGAACCGAAGAAATGAATAA
- a CDS encoding arginine deiminase family protein: MKTTHHSEYLKLESVFIKPVKNAFISDIHISEQWRELNYLSRPYFDNALEEYNRFENYFIDNNIEIEHFPFNQNVQIDSLYCRDASIATDYGMIICNMGKGGRINEPQSHLDIYKQNNIPILGIIEAPGTLEGGDVAWLDKKTLAVGHTYRTNPEGIKQLKSLLEPKAIEVIVAELPHYKGKSDVFHLMSILSPVDKDLAVVYSPLMPIKFRNELLDRGFQLIEVPDEEFESMGCNVLAIAPRQCLMVDGNPKTKLLLEQAGCNVTIYKGKDISVKGGGGPTCLTRPMLRSY, encoded by the coding sequence ATGAAAACAACTCATCATTCTGAATATTTAAAATTGGAATCAGTTTTTATTAAACCTGTAAAGAATGCTTTCATATCTGATATTCATATAAGTGAACAATGGCGGGAACTTAATTACCTATCTCGTCCATACTTTGACAATGCGCTGGAAGAATACAATAGGTTTGAAAATTATTTTATAGATAATAATATAGAGATAGAACATTTCCCATTTAATCAAAATGTACAGATTGACTCTCTATATTGCAGAGATGCTTCTATCGCTACAGATTATGGTATGATTATTTGCAATATGGGAAAAGGTGGACGGATTAATGAGCCTCAATCACATTTAGATATTTATAAACAAAACAATATCCCCATACTAGGAATTATTGAAGCTCCAGGGACTTTAGAGGGAGGTGATGTGGCGTGGTTGGATAAAAAAACTTTGGCTGTTGGACATACTTACAGAACAAATCCAGAAGGAATAAAGCAATTGAAATCGCTGTTAGAACCAAAAGCAATTGAAGTGATAGTTGCTGAATTACCTCATTATAAAGGGAAAAGCGATGTATTTCATTTAATGAGTATTTTAAGTCCAGTAGATAAAGATTTAGCAGTGGTGTATTCACCTTTAATGCCAATTAAATTTAGAAATGAATTATTAGACAGAGGCTTTCAATTGATTGAAGTTCCTGATGAAGAATTTGAATCTATGGGTTGTAATGTGCTAGCGATTGCACCAAGACAATGTTTAATGGTTGATGGGAATCCAAAAACTAAGCTATTATTAGAGCAAGCTGGATGTAATGTGACTATCTATAAAGGGAAAGATATTAGTGTTAAAGGAGGTGGTGGACCAACTTGTTTAACGCGACCAATGTTGAGGTCTTATTAA
- a CDS encoding methyltransferase, translating into MSFKPFLFKKFSVNQDRCAMKIGTDGPLLGAWASVSQNPFSVLDIGSGTGVIALMLAQRCYAELIDAIEIDDDAYEQCTENFENSPWNDRLFCYHASLEEFTEEIDDKYDLIVSNPPFYSDDYKSENAQRDTARFEVAMPFKHLLESVSKLLSETGVFSVIIPFKEESEFIDLASNSGLFLNRTTRVKGNPSSDIKRSLMEFSFTENKSQIDELIIETERHQYTEDYINLTKDFYLKM; encoded by the coding sequence TGTCTTTTAAGCCTTTTCTTTTTAAAAAATTTAGTGTTAATCAAGATAGATGTGCCATGAAAATAGGCACTGATGGTCCATTACTTGGTGCTTGGGCATCAGTAAGCCAAAACCCTTTTTCTGTTTTAGATATTGGCTCTGGAACAGGTGTTATAGCGCTAATGTTGGCTCAAAGATGTTATGCTGAACTTATTGATGCAATTGAAATTGACGATGATGCTTACGAACAATGTACAGAGAATTTCGAAAACTCTCCTTGGAATGATAGATTGTTTTGTTATCATGCATCGTTAGAAGAATTTACAGAAGAAATAGATGACAAATATGATTTGATTGTATCTAACCCTCCTTTTTATTCTGATGATTATAAAAGTGAAAATGCACAACGCGATACTGCTCGTTTTGAAGTCGCTATGCCTTTTAAACATCTTTTAGAAAGTGTATCGAAATTACTTTCAGAAACTGGAGTGTTCTCAGTAATAATTCCTTTTAAAGAAGAAAGTGAATTTATTGATTTAGCAAGTAATTCAGGGTTGTTTCTCAATAGAACAACAAGAGTTAAAGGCAATCCTTCATCAGACATAAAACGAAGTCTTATGGAGTTTTCATTTACTGAAAATAAAAGTCAAATAGATGAGTTAATCATAGAAACTGAACGTCATCAGTATACTGAAGACTATATCAATCTAACAAAAGATTTCTATCTAAAAATGTAA